The Strix uralensis isolate ZFMK-TIS-50842 chromosome 4, bStrUra1, whole genome shotgun sequence genomic interval ACTGCCATTTTGGCGAGGTTATTCTCTAGTTGGCCACTTGGGTAATTCTTAACATAATTTTCTGAAGCATCGAGTACGTTCCTGGATAGGTGCGCTGAGTCTTTGTGGTTCCCGTGTTCTTATTTCTGGTGTTACCTTCAGAGCTCTCTGGGAAGCACCACACTATTTGGGGATAGCAAGCTATGCCTGAAGACTTGATAGCCCTTGTGTTTTCTTTGCCAATTCAGGAGGGGATGGAAGTGAAATTCACTGGTAGCCATATTTAATTTTGAGTGCAGTTAACCAGCCAGGACATGTTAAAAGAGCTGTTACTGCTTTTCTGAGGCATCTGCTTGTCTCCAGAATCCGAGTAGATAGGTATAGACTTTTCTGTCCCTTTTGTTACAGCATTTGTGTTCCAGACTGTAAAAGGATGCCTTTAGTTAATCATTACCTGACAGAGAAATTATCTTAACTTAGACTTTTTGATGCTGCTAAGTAGTTTTCCCCCTCTCTCCCGCTGATCCTGTTTGGATGCTTTccctcctggctctgcagcagcatcagTCAATAGACAAGGAGCATTCCCAGGGCTGCACTGACACTGGCAATGATGCTGCTACATAGACACAAGTAAATTGGGGTTATCTCTGCCCAATTAGCAACAATAGGGTGGAAGAGGAGTTGGCATTTGCTAAATacagaggaacatttttttttctagctgcttTAAGAGGTTCCAAGCAAAGGAGAAATTTAAACTCTGACAACTTACAGCTCAAGCTCGTCTTCTAGGTTTGGAttgatctgttttttttctcatgtaataTTTGAGATAGAGTGAGTTTGTACTAAAACTTCTGCTCTTTGGGAAGCTGACATAATGACTGGCGTTTTGTATTTCCAAACCACCATCAAGATATTAACTAATTCTTATGTCATTGCTTGTCATTGGTGGGAAATAAGTGGCTTTTAAATCTCTGTTATAGAGGAGGAGATGAGACCACAGAGGAAGCTTATACCAGAGACGGTCCTGGCTCTCAGCCCAGTGCTAAGGGCTTTGAGAAGTCACCCTGCTTCTTTTGTCAGAAATAGAGTAAGCTTTGCAGAAGtagttttttcccttctccttgcAATCTCTTCTTTAAACAGCTGGAAAAGTGTGTTGTGGTCAGAGTGAGAAAGTGAGTGTGCAACCTGGCTAGAAGAATTAGTATTATCCTCATTGCCTCCATTTAGAGCCAGCAGTGGTTTTAGTGCTGTACAAAACATGATAAAGGCAATGCTGCTAGGGATGATTGGCAGGTAGGGCGAGTAGCACGGATGATTCTTTGAGGACATCATTAGCCAGGAGTTGCCATGCTGGTGGGATGAACTAACGGTTTGCATGAGCAAATCAAGGACTTTGTTGCAAGCAACTTTCTGTCAGTGGGGATATGAATTAAAAGCCACTAACCTAGAAATTAAAGAGGTGATAGTTTTATGGGCAGatctgttggttttgttgttggtaGGAAAAACAGTATTGTATTTTATCATTCCTAGCTGACCAGGCTTAAGAAAGCGAATCTGTATTCCAGCTGTCTAGAAATGTGAACCCTAATTGTGACCTCCTTTGGCTTCAAATCGACTTCATCCCTGTACTGTTGCAGAGACAGCCCCAAAAAGCAGCATGGTCAGCATTCAGGAGAACCCAGAGTGAAATCTCCCTCTTAGCCCCACCAAGCTGTGGCAGCCCACAGTACAGGGAGTAAACTAAAACTCACTTCTCATGTGGATACAgtggaaaatatttgtgaatttgcAGTGCACacgtttctctttttttccccagctgggtTGCACCCTGCCCTCTTTGCTTCTGAAGCACTAATGTTGAATACATGTTTTTtactaaaacatgtttttaaaatatcatattcAGATGTCAAACCAAAATTCACTCTTTTACTGAGGGCCTCTCTCAGTGAGCTGCTCAGATAACCACTGAAATACCGATATTACACTTCCTTGTGGACCATGCCCCTTTGGGCAGAATTTGTTGTGTCTTTTCAGAGCTGTTTTGACCCTTCTTCACCTCCATTTGTCCTCCCTTGGGATTCTGAAGATCCAGGGCAAGTTCAACCTTGCTGGGTTACTGCAGAGAGTTTTGTGACATGTAGAAGAAGAGTCAGGAAcctggagaaagaggaagatgtgTTGTCGAGCAGCTAATTCATTTGGCGCTTAGGCTTGCCTGGCCAACAAACTACCTCAGCAAAGGCCATCCCCAAGCACTATGTGGATTCTGTAGTTTCTGGCATTCAGAAGGCAAGAGGTCTCCCAAGAACCCTTCCAGCAGCCAGCTAGGTCCTAGTCTCTGAGGGCATGCGAGCGAGCCTCACAGTGACACACTGGTGGATTCTTGTTTACAGTGGTCAGACCTGGACCAGGGAATGCCCTAAAAATCAGGTGGGATCAGGAAAACACAAGAGCTGCAGACATCTTGTCTCCAGGTGATTGCCGTCTTACTCAGATCCTTCTTTAAGCCTCAGTCCTGTTTGTAACACCTACAGAATGGAATGTAATACTTGAAAAATATGACTCTCTTTCTCCTTTACCTTTAGCTCCCATTTCCCCAGTGTTTATCTTTTATCTGGGACAAGAACTTTCTGCATCATTGTGTCTTGTATAGGCTGAGCACATAGTTGAAACTTGccaataaagaaaattatttatacCATGCACTGGTAAGCTTGGTAATTACAGACCCATGAAAAGACAAACACCTCTCCTAGAGGTTAATTTAAGATGTGGGCTTGTTTCAGAAAACCAAGACCTTACCTGTGTGAGGGTCTGTCTCTATCCCCTGTCAGTATTACTAAACTACCTGAGTAGTGAACAGCAAACAGGCTTGCCGAGAGCATCGGTGCTGTGAAAATCGCTGTGCGCTGCAAGTCCCTGGAGTGTGTCGCATGAGAGCAGCCAGGCCAGGGCTTCTCATCCCCCCGGGCcagagctgggtgctgcagggacaAAGGAAAGGGCAGAAGCCTCTTTTGAGAAGCAAGGGCAGTGAGGAGGGGTACAGGGCTGGAgactggggaaaagaagagaagaagtgGGAGgagcaaaggaaatgaaaattatgtgaggtaaagcagagcagagagaagaaatggaaagagatggGAAGGAGGGAAAGTGAGGGTAGGAAAAATCCAGGAGTGAAACAGGGCTCTCTTGTGAGAGACAAGTATTCCTGAAGTTACAGGCTCTGAAAGTTCAGTGGAAAGACTAGAACAAAAAGGCTCATTATCCTACCTCGATTTCTGATTTGGGGTGATCTGTATTCCAAAGGGACCAAGTACGGTGGGAGAAAAGAGCTTCTTGGCAGCAGAGTGGGAATGAAGTGGCACCAAGTCATCCCtagctctgcttctgctgctgagTGATCCCATCCTGACCAGAGCTGCCTTTGACTTCTCTGCTATGTGGGATAAGGCTGATCAAGCAGACCTTGGGGCAGCCAGAGCCCGCTCCGATCTGGACcacattaattaaaaattttcttgGCTAGAAATACTCCTGAGACTAGCTAAAGGTTCAGCTCTGCCAGTGTGGTCATGCCTTCCTAGTTTGAGTGTCACCATCAGCCTAGTTGAAACCAGCATCAGCTTCCAGAGGCCCTGAGCCCCGAGTGAGTGGAGGAGATGACGCTGGGCAGGACCTGTGACTCAGGTACTTCTCAGCCATTTCTTGGAGTATCTGTGCAAGATTCCTGCTCGGTCACATCTGGCAGTCGTGTGCCAAAACCCCTCTGTGCAGTAATGCCTCCCTGTTTTCTTAGGATCTGGTTTCTTTAGGGACACATGCAAAGGGGCACTTCACCCATGCAGCTAGGCAAGGCCATGTGGTAAGCTCAGCATAACCCGTCAGGAGCCGAGGGTAGCATCAAGGCTACATTAAGCAGTAGCCCAAGGGGCGCCCTCCTGGGAGAAGAGCTGTCGCAGCTCTCGTGTGCTAGCAGGGAGTAAGCTCTGCGTCTGTTCTTCTTCACTCTGTAGTACCCAAGCGGGTGTCAAATGCTTCAGACAGAGAAACTCAGCCCAGTCCCCATCTAGGAAGGAAGAAGTACTTAAGGGCATGTTTACTATCATCAGGAGTGCCTAGGGAACTCAAAAGCCTTGTGAGCTTGGCTCAGTGTCCTGGGTGGAGAGGTGACACggaaaggcagcagcagcgagcaatATCAGTCTGCTGGCGCTCAGCTCAGCAGAGTTTTCACCACCTGGGGAATTTGCATCTTCTTCCTTTATCCTAAATTTACACCGGCAAATGTAGACCTCGACCAATTCCTGCCCCTTTCTCACCTGCCTCCTTTTAGCTGCGTCGCTGGAAAAGAAATGAACTACTGTTGCCTCTGAGCTTCGAGAAAGCCCTTTTCTTAGTGAGCAACCAGAACGGTGCTGGAGGTGTAGCTCAGGCGGGGAAGGGAGGCAGTGGCAGACGCAGGTCCAGCGCTGGCACAGGCTCAGTGCCAGCCTTGGTTTTGGATCCCGGGCGCTGAGGGTTGAtactgcagcagcactgggaagatGCTGCGCACGTGCAAGCAAGGGCAGGGGCTCCCCTTGCTCTTTGTCCTGATCTTGGCCTCCCAGGTGGGGCGTGCCAAAATTGAAAGGAGGGGAGGgcacttatttaaaaaagaaagcaagcaagcccTCCGTGCCTTGCATTCCCTTCTGTAAAGTGGGTACTGGCAGTTCTGGCATGGCAAGAGCTGTTTTTTGTGGGCTGCGGGCACCTGGGAGCAGGTGCTGTTGAAAGAGGTACAGTCGTGCTCCGTGGTGGGTGCGGCAGGAGGCTGCGTGTTTCTGCTTGTTCTGGGCTAATGTGTAATTTCTAATGATAGTCTCATACGTTTCTTTAATTATCACTGGCATCAAAACAGTGACTGACTCTAGAGCCAGGAGTAGTGTCTTACCCGTCAGCTCTCCCTTCCAGAAGGTACGTTGTCTCGGAGTCGCTCCTGATGCCGCATGTGACAGGCAGCCAAGACCCTCCTTAAGGAGGGTTTTTGCTACCGTGTGAGCCCCTGAGGCTGGGGCAGCTTCCCGGCAGCCCCACGCAACCAGAGCCAACAGGCAGCCATGTCCCATGAGCTGCTTAGCTCCAGTTACAGCTGCAGGGCCCCCACCAAGAACCGTCTTATGCTGGCAGAGGTGTCTTGGCCGTCTCTCATAGTCCCACAGAAGCAAAGCACGGGTTGCAAACTCCAGTAAGCAAAGATGAAGCAAGATAACAGGGGAGATTGCTAGCGCCAACCTGTTCAGGCTCctgcagaggaaggaaacaaCTTTGCTGCATCAACAGCAGCAGAGCCTGTGGCGCAGAGAAGTGGTGATgagctgctgcttgcctgggAGGTCTGGTGCAGCAGTGGGGTGGCTTCCCACGCGGTGTTTTGTCTTTTGGGGGCTGACTGGCTCTAATCTGCAAACACCCACCATGTCGTCTGCAGCCGAGGGCAGGCGGGTTGTGAAGGCAGCTCTGCTTGTATAGAGAAAATACTCAGGCCTCGATCACAGCTTCACGTTCCTGCCATCGTGCTGGCACCACCTCAGTAGACTTGTTGCTACCACCACCCCGCCTGCGTGTCATGCTTCGTCccgtccccccacaccccagcgtTTCACCCGAGACCAAGCTGTAAAGCGGGAGCCCTGGCTTGGGGTCGGACCAGGAGCTGATGCTGAAGGGTGCCGTGGCCAAGCCCCggtccctccccagcctgcccaaCTTCTCCAGGTGCTTTTGGTGAAGAGCCCCCAGTTCTGGCAgcgcagcccccctgcagccgcGGGCCTGGTGCTGCGAGGGGACGGTGGCAGCTTCTCTCCTGGCCGGGTTTCCACATGGCGAAGCCACGGCTCTGCCCTCGGTGAGGTGGTGCCGCCTGTgctgcccctctccccacccATCTCCCGTCCTTGCAGGCCCTGGTGTAAAATGCCCTTTCTGACTGGTACTGCTCTGTTGTCACAGAATCACATCATGAGAACGCCGACTCGTgagctggtttgggttttttaaatatctctattttttttagcCTGATGCTCATAGTGATCTGCAGTCTCTTTGCTGCCTTCAAGTCCCTTGTGGTTTCAGTTTTGGTACAAATGTGTTTAGATTTTAGCAAATTAAagttgggggggggagggggtacAGAGCATCTGAtcaatttgtatttatttattttaacattttactaaataaaacacaataaaatctCTTGTCTCCTTAGCTGTATGTACCAGGTGGGGACAGCGGGTCCCACAGGCACAAGGGACAGCACGGTGCCTGCAGAAagtcccccagccccaggagggcTTTCTGAACGTGGCTTTAGGTGATGGCCACAGCCTGCTCTAGCTCCAGGCTTGCTTGCTTGGCAGGGAGAAGGGTGCTGTGTTTGTAGAAACAAACTTTAGCTTTAAAAGGGGCTCTGACTCAGTGCTTGCCTCCAGCTGACGCTGCCCGGCAGAGGGCACATGGAGACCAATACTGAGCTGGGTTTATGCCAGGCACCTACTACATGGCCTGGCACATTTTGGCCTAAGGACTCTCTAGGGTGGGAAGGATTATCTGCAAATGATGGCACACGGTCCTCCTGCTACAGTCACAGCAGTAACACCTTCCGAAAAACTGCAGAGCCAGCGTTTCTGTAGCTGCCTAGCCATCAAAGAAATGCCCAGAAGAGGCCTGCTCCATCCTGGCTCTGCTCCACCACCATGTCTCTAGCAGAGAGCAGGCTAAACTAGTGTCGAGATCTGATCTAAACCTGTCTTGCCGCTTAGTGCAGCAGCAGAGCGATATCGGCGAGCTTCGGCTGTGCTAAACAAAAGCTGTCTGCTAGGGACTGGTCGGGTGGAGCTGCGCCTGCCTTCACGGTAGTTAGCAATGTCTTCCCAGCCCTTTCCCAAATAAAGCTTCAACAACTTGCTCCTTGCATCCCACCCTTGTCCTCCCGCCCTGCAAATGCGAGGCTGGCAGCTCGTGTGGCCTAGGAGCCAGATTTTATTCCCAACAGTCTTGTAAAGCCAAGGGGGAGCCCCAGTTGGTCCCATTGCGTGTCATGGCCAGAGCTGCAGGCGAGGGGAAGGCCCTGCGGGTCACGGCGCAGCGGCCAGCTCGGCACGCCAGTCTCAGGGACGAGCTGCAGCACTGCCAGAAGAAGAAACCACATCTCTCCTCCTCAGATGTGATTCAACCGTCTACATGCCTAAGCCGTGATGCCTAAGCTGTGGAGCCCCAGGCTCCGTTTAAAGGGTGCTGGCAGCAGAGACAGGCTGCGCCGCTGCCCGGGCTGCCAGCCCCGCTGCAGCGCTGGGACCCGGTGGCCTCGATCCCGCCGCAGTCAGCCACCGCCAGCCGTTTCAGAGCTGGCAGGGCACCGGTGTGCCTGCCACTCGGTGACACGGGCATTTCTTTTGCCTGCTGTCGCTCCCTGttccccagccctcctgctgcGCCAGCCAGAAAAGCGAAAAGGCTTCAAACACGCCGGGCAGAGCAAGGCCAGCAATGCTTTTCCCCAGTCAAGGCTCAGGCTACCCCTGTATTGCTCTCCCTTCAGAGGACATGTGCAGGCTCACGGCAGAAAAAATTAATAACCAGGCAGTTCTAACAACGatgtgaaaaagaataaaaaagctttaatttaaaaattaaattaaaaagagagaataaGCAAGAGGCGCTTGTGCCCTTTCCATACCCCGCGCTTCGTATGGCTCCTCATGGACGGAAATCCTCACACCTGCACAGAGCTGGCTCTTGCAGCCCAGAGTAACGCTAAGGACAGAACAGCAGTGACTGCAGCAGCAACTGGCCTGGAGAGCCTCCAGGGCCACCAGCAAAATCAtccaggaggaagaaagaataaaaaaaaaacaacccaggcACCCTAATCATTTAACTCTTATGGGAAaagtattaaataatttaaatagcgTGAGGAAAGCAATGCATCCTCTGTGCTCCAGTGTGTGATAGCGGTGGAACAGTGCCCGGCCCAGCTGCTCCCGGCACGGGGATCCCGCCACAGTGCTCAGCTACGGTCTTGTCCAGTGTCAACCACATCCCTGATTGTCGATGGCAACGTCTGCGCTGCCAAAAgcaggggagcagctgggtggtgccCTGCCAGGAATTTCTCCAAGCACGTGCTGGCCCACGAGGCTGTGGTTTTGCCCGTCGCGATGGTTTGCAGCCCTGCGAACGGGGCCTGTCAGCGGCACGGCTGCTCCCAGCCGTGAGGCGCAGGGCCGTTCTGGGAGCTCACTGCTGGGGACAGCGGACAGCCCGTCCTGCTCTGGGTGACTCCCACACCACCGCTCCTGGGCCAACCCCACTGGAGACATTGCATCCATACGGATGGGGACTAACAATATCCCTGGCCCCTGGCATGGGGAAGTTCCCCTGTAACGCAGGAAGGCTGCTGCTCCGGAAAACCCTCAGCCACGCCGCAGCAGCTTGACCCGCAGGCAATGCATGTTCTCGCAGCTGCCATCTTCCATCTCATCTCCGGGCATCCCTTTgctgggctggagaggctgcGCTGCCGGCTCGGTTCCCCCGGGCCAGGCTGCGGCGGTGggccggggcaggagggaggccCTGCGCCCTCCCTTCTCCAGCGTGCTGCTAGCACCCCACACCCACTGTCCCCAGGTGTCACAGGCTCCTCTCGGCGGTGAGGTATTTGAGCGCGGCAGCCCCATACCGCCGTGACAGGTCCTGGTGGAACTCCTCCCGCAGTGTCTGGAGGCAGCCCCGGTACCCTGCGCTCAGGCGAAACTTGGAGATGTCAAAGCTGGGGGCATGGGGCATGTGGATCATGAAGGCGTTGGGCAGGACCAGCAGCTCGTACTcctggaggaagagcagcagcccTGTCAGCATCGGCTTGGTGGTACCAACGGGCCACTGCCCCTCAGCAGCCCCTCACCCACCTGCGCATCCAGCTCCATGATGTGGGACACCTTGTTCCAGCCGAAGCCCACGAACCTCTGGTCGTACTTGGGGCAGTCTCGCCTCACTACAACGTAAGGCTCGAAGTCTGGCTGCCACGCCACGCGGTACGGCACAGTGGCTGTCCGCCACTTGGCGTAGTCGGTTGGGGCATGGCCTTTGGGCCACACATGGTACCTACAGTGAGAGATGGAAGTGAGAGAGTGGGGAAAGCCGGCAGCTCCCCGAGACAGACAGAGGATGCAAGGGATCCTCTGAGCCGGCTGCcccacagcctcaaggcacaagGGTGCAAAACTGGCTTCTGCTGGGTGTGGTGGCCCCGCTGGATGGCAGGGCAGCTCCAGACCCTACCTGAAGGTGTAAAGGGAGCCCATGTCCAGCATGGAGAGCAGTTCTGCTTTGGATTTGGGGAAGGTCAAGCGGTAGTGCAGGGTCTCGAACGCCGGCACGATGAGAGCTGCCTTCCTCCGGggcagctccagctgctggaTGGAGTTCCTAGGGCGGTAGAAAGGGTATGAGGTCTCCCTGGCTGTCAGCCATGGccacagcctccttcctcagctcctccagcctgcccagaAGGGCAGTAATGAGTTTGGACACTTTGCAGTGGTGCCACGCAGGGGCAGGAGGAACGGGGCAGCCCTCACAGCCATGGCTGCTGCCTCATCCGCTGGCATCTGACAAAAGCAAGGGCAGGACCCCGAGGTTGAGCACAAAGGCAACAGTTTCTGCATGTTgagagctgctgcccagggcGTTTCCTGCAAACCCCACTGCTTGGGGAGCCTGGCAGGCTGAGCAAGAGCTGGCTGGAGAAAGCCTTACCTGAGGTAATCGTAGAGGCCATACATAGGCAGGAAGTCAATATCCGTCAGAAAGACGTACGGCGTCTGCGTGTTGGCCAAGGCCACATTGCGCAGGAGGTTGATGGGGTAGAACTGCCCTTCCTTGTAGACGATGTGGTAGGCGACGTTGCGGCGGGCGCTCAGCACCTCCGAGGCCTGGGCGTAGCGCAGGAACTGCTGAGCCTCCGCATCCGACATGTAGAGCGCCAGGCTGATGGGGCCCGCCCAGTGTTTGCAGATGGCCTCCAACATCTGCAACCTGTGAAGCAGAGGGCACTGCGTGAGCAGGAGACCTGCCCCAAACCCAGAACTGGGCGCCTGCCAGCGAGCCGCGTGCCAGCTGAGCCCAGTTCAGGGTGGAGCGGGAGGAACGGCTGCTCCCAGCTCAGGGTGTTGCTCCTCACTGCAAAGCGCTGGTGTGAGGACCCGTGTTTTGGGATTCCTGGTAGCTCCCAAGCTGTGGAGCCACCCCAGAGGAGTGGAGGCAGGATCCGAccacccaccagccccaccagcaaGTACCTGTCCATGGAGAGCTGGGCCACGAGGGTGACATCGGTGGGGCTGGGAAGGGCCAGAAACTCGTACTGCAGGAAGAACAGGTGGACGCGGTGCTGCGTGAGGTGCTGCCGGCGGAAATCGTAGCAGGGATCGTCCTCGTCCAACTCCTCCAGAGCCTGCTGCAGCTGCAACGCCGTGAAGGTGAGGGAGAGTAGGAGCCCTgcggggagctggggcagctgcGTGGGGGTCTCTGCCCACCCTACGCtccagggctgggggaagagcCGCCATCGCCCTCACCTGGTCGCTGGGTGGGCTGGGGAGGCTGGCACAGCCGAAGAGCTCCCTGCGCAGCAGGTTCCCATCGTACTCCAGGAAGGTCAGGTAGAGGTTGCGGAAGAACTCCACGTGCTTGTTCTTCACCCGCAGCTTCTTGGGTGAGTTCCAGTGGATCACCTGAAGGCAGCGGTGTGTCACCCCACGGAGGGGAAGCCAGCAGCACCCAGTGCTCCCCAAGCCCCCAGACCCCAACGCCGATTCCCCCAGAGCTCCAG includes:
- the LARGE2 gene encoding xylosyl- and glucuronyltransferase LARGE2; translation: MLRSWRMKLKLLLATVTLAVLLSWLYLFVGSLEYGRFLLLPACLGEQPSRDMEREALASRVRRVEEENQQLRMQLGQAQAEGSDGSLQWGTSAEDGDPPGRERSNRTACPKQRTVHKCELLHVAIVCAGHNASRDVVTLVKSILFHRKNPLHFHFITDSVAHQILQTLFQSWMVPSVHVSFYNADDLKPEVSWIPNKHYSGIYGLMKLTLTKALPSNLSKVIVLDTDITFATDIAELWAVFGKFSDKQVIGLVENQSDWYLGNLWKNHKPWPALGRGFNTGVILLLLDRLRRLGWEQMWRLTAERELMSMLSTSLADQDIFNAVIKQDPALVYRLPCFWNVQLSDHTRSEQCYTEVSDLKVIHWNSPKKLRVKNKHVEFFRNLYLTFLEYDGNLLRRELFGCASLPSPPSDQLQQALEELDEDDPCYDFRRQHLTQHRVHLFFLQYEFLALPSPTDVTLVAQLSMDRLQMLEAICKHWAGPISLALYMSDAEAQQFLRYAQASEVLSARRNVAYHIVYKEGQFYPINLLRNVALANTQTPYVFLTDIDFLPMYGLYDYLRNSIQQLELPRRKAALIVPAFETLHYRLTFPKSKAELLSMLDMGSLYTFRYHVWPKGHAPTDYAKWRTATVPYRVAWQPDFEPYVVVRRDCPKYDQRFVGFGWNKVSHIMELDAQEYELLVLPNAFMIHMPHAPSFDISKFRLSAGYRGCLQTLREEFHQDLSRRYGAAALKYLTAERSL